Below is a window of Streptomyces sp. WMMB303 DNA.
CTCTCGAACGGTTCCGGCTCGACCGGGCCGGCTGGGAGGCGCACCGCGCGGTACCGGTGGAGACCGCGGGACTCACAGCCGCCGCTCTGGCACTCTTCGGAGTCCGCGCGCCGGGCGCGGACGCAGCAGCACCGGACGAACCCCCGAGCGAGAGGACCGCGTCATGACCACACCGAGCGAGGGCCACACGATCACCGTCGAGGAGGGCACCGAACGCGTGCGTGTCGTCACCCGCGACGGCAGGGTGCTGGCGGAGAGCAGCCGGCCGCTGCTGCTGCGCGAGACCGGCTACCCGGTGCGGTACTACCTGCCGCCCGAGGACGTCCGCACCGACCTGCTCGCGCCGTCCGACACCCGCACCCGCTGCCCCTTCAAGGGCAGCGCCGCCTACTGGTCGCTGGCCGACGGCACGGCCCAGGATGTCGCCTGGTCCTAT
It encodes the following:
- a CDS encoding DUF427 domain-containing protein, whose protein sequence is MTTPSEGHTITVEEGTERVRVVTRDGRVLAESSRPLLLRETGYPVRYYLPPEDVRTDLLAPSDTRTRCPFKGSAAYWSLADGTAQDVAWSYPEPQDRVAAIEKHLCFPDVQVS